One genomic window of Solanum stenotomum isolate F172 chromosome 9, ASM1918654v1, whole genome shotgun sequence includes the following:
- the LOC125877522 gene encoding uncharacterized protein LOC125877522 translates to MHASVTEAVELASFRLRDVAILWYETWEKYRGLDAPPAEWEDFFEAFLAHYLPREVREARLDQFFKLKQGTMSVRDYSHKFNSLARYAPDIVHTMSARVHRYVDGLGDHLIRDCRVASLSDDVDISRIQVFAQTTKDLSKRIRDTCKDRKQSKRARTMRSYREPHGDFRLHFHRCPPQPTGSESELSKIDMKSELLPQPIEVPTPVGDSILASRVYRGYTVLINDRPTSTVLVELIMLDFDVIISMDWLAACYANIDFRAKIVQFYFPGDPVLEWKGNAATPKGKFISYLRARKLIAKGCIYHMVHVQDIDKEPMTLQSIPIVNEFPMVFPDDLPGIPPEREIDFAIDLLPDTQPISIPPYRMAPAERREL, encoded by the exons ATGCATGCCTCTGTCACAGAGGCTGTGGAGTTGGCTTCTTTTCGGCTACGTGATGTAGCCATCCTTTGGTATGAGACATGGGAGAAATATAGAGGACTTGATGCTCCACCAGCAGAGTGGGAGGACTTTTTTGAGGCCTTCCTTGCCCACTATTTACCACGGGAAGTTCGAGAGGCCCGTCTTGACCAGTTTTTCAAACTGAAGCAAGGAACCATGAGTGTGAGGGATTATAGCCACAAGTTTAATTCTTTGGCAAGATATGCACCAGATATTGTACATACCATGAGTGCTAGAGTTCATCGTTATGTTGATGGTTTGGGAGATCATTTGATCAGAGATTGTAGGGTAGCATCCCTCTCAGATGATGTAGATATTTCGCGTATACAGGTGTTTGCTCAGACTACCAAGGACCTTTCTAAACGGATTCGTGATACCTGCAAAGATAGGAAGCAGAGTAAGAGGGCTCGCACTATGAGGTCTTATAGGGAGCCACATGGTGATTTTAGGCTCCATTTCCATCGATGTCCACCTCAGCCAACGGGTAGTGAGTCAGAGCTCAG TAAGATTGACATGAAATCTGAGTTGTTGCCACAACCAATTGAGGTGCCTACACCGGTTGGCGATTCTATTTTAGCTAGTCGTGTCTATCGGGGTTATACGGTATTAATTAATGATCGTCCAACCTCCACTGTTTTAGTTGAGTTGattatgctagattttgatgttatcatAAGTATGGATTGGTTGGCAGCTTGCTATGCTAATATTGATTTTCGTGCAAAGATAGTCCAATTTTACTTTCCAGGTGACCCAGTTCTTGAGTGGAAGGGTAATGCAGCCACACCTAAGGGTaagtttatttcataccttaggGCTCGGAAGTTGATTGCTAAAGGTTGCATATACCATATGGTTCATGTACAGGATATTGATAAGGAACCCATGACTCTTCAGTCAATTCCTATCGTGAATGAATTTCCAATGGTATTCCCTGATGATCTTCCAGGAATTCCCCCAgaaagggaaattgattttgctatagACTTGCTTCCTGATACGCAACCTATATCgattcctccatatagaatggcacctgCAGAACGAAGAGAATTGTAG